The genomic DNA tgtcttatgatatgtgcagtttatatatacttactagtgttggtagttagtatttccttggtttagtttagttgatacctatcatgtttcttctgttagttgctttacattagaactggatgcttttatctttggCCATGTGTATCTATGTTTATAGAGATGAATATGTATATTATAGTGCTCCACTATaccggattagttgctttacatgtttgttacgtgctcttggattcatgatacttatatcattgttatatgtgatgttcttagatttatgctgtttatatcatggttataaatgtgtttatctttttggcacctacacatatggaggaggatatgtccaggtatgacatactgtagccgcatgcaccatattgcatgattgcatgctgagcgattgacgactccattattgttgagctcgtcggtcggctacatgggcctgcacacaacgtgaccactgcatgggtagtggcaaaGCACCTGTGTGTGGTAGGTTGCCGGTGGTGCTCCGCCAGACGCCGGGTAGCGTGACAGAGCGCAGCACGGGGTCCCTCCCGTCACATCTTGAGATGAGGCATATCgcccctcactatgtttgaggtaggaggataggtgtactcgacaagatcccgcccactggtcactcatcaggggttgtgacgatagagtgcacggttgtcacaaccctacccacccGGTCTCACCATTACGTGTGAGATGGCCGAGTACGGCAAGGGGTGACCGGACATGTCATTCAGATCATACGCATGCATCGCATTATTCGTGATCGATGCATTTGGTGATCGCATACGATCGATACGCATACGTGTTATTTGCTTTTACTCCGACTATTTTTATCTGCACATGTTCATGCCTCGCAGTGAGTATAGTTTATTTCGAttgattttcttattattcttgctatagattgtACTTTATCATatttggttattacagtttatttcaactatgcatatctgttatattgttaggagattGTACTGTAGGCTAACTGTAtcgtaggctctatggtttagtgtccataggatattactggtagttatatgttgctgtacatatctattggattacttgctgagttctttgaactcaccccgttgttattatttttcaggttgaggccgtcgggagatattccagtcgctagccccattatcgcgaggattttctttttCAGATTACATTttacttttgcatcttatatacgtgtattgtgggtttgtattgtggacattgaatattcaggtttgctacttttgttttccgctgcggattttctcattacttcgtggatttgttttcttcgttgtagtggagtaggatgtttacatatatcttcgaggattctttaTCGTCATTtccctattaaactgcgtggattgattttatgttgaactgtgtggaatgttgatataaactgcgtggtttgtttcttatttgtattgtattgttccggccgtgtgtggccgaggtatagatatatgtattatggattcatattgtcacccgtacagggaagatgttgccgaaatttcttcggacagggactacctggggcgtgacaggtacgattagcactaacggtctaactcaaattttgataaatgacaaagtaggttaagttagtttcatattgatctaacacttctacgaagtgtacaggagaagctcagacgggtcgacgggctgacctgacatctagcatgaagtccagctatgtcgacgggtcgaccggataactggtacgaagtctagatgggtcgaagggttgaccagacgtttgacacgaagtccaactaagtcaaagggtcgaccggatagctgatacgaagtccagacaggtcgaagggttgaccggatgtttggcaggtaagtggaggtaagtcactagaggggagtgactgtgaggacgcgtttctcGGAAGCgaatattaggcgtcgatccaacttagatccatttcggaaatatatgttgagatcgtgactagattccggtcttaaggagacgaaatctaattactacttttattactcttatagcttaactgtgctaacactctattttgtagaatatataatttacatttgcctccggactaacattttcttgtaggaaggagattgctggaaaaTAAGGGTTCGGACGCCCGAAAGGGATTCGGGCACCcagaggttcgggcgcccggaggcaagttttatcctccaATGCGCGTTAACACGTGGAGCTTTATGGTTGGCTGGGCTACATCACTCTCCAGGcatccggaagggatccgggcaccctgagcctcctttataaggagggtGAGACCTTGAGCACAATACAACTGAACACAAGATCTTCCATTGTTTGCTGTGcttctgcgacgctgcgaagctactcCAACAACAAGAGGCTCAAGCTTTTTCTTTTCAGTGCTGTCGGTATTCCTttctaataattcctgtacttagtttttgtaataactttacgaattattagtaattacccaatgaaagcactcaacaagtgcggcctttggagtatgagtcgaccaagactccgaaccaagtaaaatggtTCATATTAGCATTATTCTGTTTTcgtgttttccgctgcgtactcaatATTCTTTTCGATGATttaaatcaatattcaccccctctatcgaattacaCGATCCAAcaaggtgtactccgatagcatcctatccattcggtcactcaggagcagtgatgacagagcgcatagttgtcacaaccctacccactcggtctcaccatcgtgtgtgagatgactgactggcatcaggggtgaccagaatatgtcatttgcatcatatgcatgattccatttattgcttgtgtttgctgcatatttagtggatgcatatgattgacatgcatacaggagatatGACATTTTTtgtctgacgaccttattattctgataggagatcctggtgagtacaacttctccaatttccttcaattttgcatttttcattattattccaagagactgtacgcataattgttactattggttattttctactatgcatgtcaacttagtatccgctgagtgttggactcaccctattgatatattttctattttaagttgaagttgtcaggaggttccagttgctagtcccgaCCCCATTAGGTATCGAGGTGGTTTTATATTATCGGACTTATGTTTCCTTGTTAGTGAACTACATTCTTGTGATGTATGTGTTTTGCACTTTAGATTTTATATCGTGCTGGGGTATGATGTCCATGTTTCCGCTACGAAGGTTTCCAATGTGTTGGTTGCCCTCGTTGTAGTGAAGTAGGTTTTTACCATTATAACTGTGTGATTGTGTCAGCCGGATGTTGAattatataaactgcatggaatgcttatcttatttcattataaatgttccagccgtgttGGACGAGGTTTGGGAACCCTGAGAGCTTTGtagtaagtttcagattgtcatccgtacaggagagatgctgtcgaaattttctcggtagGGACTCtcctggggcgtgacaagaacGCTCAGCAAAAAAAAATCTACTTTATGgtttgccacgaagtcagctTGCTCTTTAGAGCATCCACAATGCATCATTGTTATAACACCCACCACCTCATCAAAAAGTATGGGGTCCACTGCCACATCACCGTTATAACAACATTTCTCTTTCACCTACATTCtttttaacattaacactcattatttatgtgtCTCACATTCCactcaattatcttaaaattatatcatattaaataaatatattttaaatatgtttaaaaaaagttaaattattattattatttttaataataatcttatttttttaaaaaaaaatactgtttttcaaatttaaattataaattttatgttttacatatctcaattttaaattttaaactttttaaatttttaataaataatttttttttaaaaaaattaaacatgggGTGGGCCAGCTCTGGGGTGGGCCCACCCCACCTTTGCTTGAACGCATTCAAGCAAAGGGGTGTATAATGCTTTGAAAGCAAAGGAGTGTTATAACACCCAAACAACACATGCATTGTAGGTGCTCTTATTGCTCCACAAGTGTTCTTATTTCTCAGCTCCGTGTTgatctatgggtgttacaaaaccatacttaatagtgagaaaaatatcaaaatccatttttaaaaatacctctattttctttttccaatttgtAAAATCTCTCTCGAACTTCCGTGGATGAATACTCGCTCCAGCCATCTTGTTGCCTCAATTGACGATTAGTCTTTCTAAGGCaattgagctctgataccaattgttagccCCGTGTAGGTCGTTATTGCCTGGAAGCACAATTTAGAACTTTTCTTTTACTATTGTTCTTAGCAAAGACACATGTTAGTTTAATTAGAAATAAAACACATATAAAGAAAGTATAAGACAcgaaagaatttacttggttacaaccaaggaagttgttaatccaaagtgATGAAAGCTCTCTAAAATTCTCCTTtgatgtaggcggagaagcctcttataaaaGTGAAAGCACGAACAACTTAAAACAGAATTATGAATGAAGTACAAGTGTGTGTTATCTTAAACTCCTAGGACTAGGGCTTTATTTATAGTCTACTAGTCGAATTTGTCCATTGGCTGACGTGGCAGCTCTAGGCGCTTGGAGAAGGTCTGGGCGCCCCCAACGGTGCACCTTATCTACTTTTCAACGGCTCTTCAATGACTtgatgataatattttatccttgcccgggctcctggatcgatcaaggTGCTTGGATTGGCGTTGATGTGGACTCCGAATGTTATCCTCGCAACAACGTCTCGATGGGGTGCCTGTTTTAGACCAAGGTGGTCAGAGCGCTCGGACCAAGTCCAAGCGCTTGGACAAATCAAGTTTGTGTTGACTTGTTCGGCTGCTActccggtcgcttgggtgattctctggGCATCCAAAGtcgagctcacctgaacccaactctggctttctcctcgagcaaacttcTTTCCAAGCTTCTTTTCCCTCGGAAGggtcacacacatccttcttgtctgtcggtatactcttccgcagctttttgtccctcaaatgcaccgagcCAGTCGACTCGCTACCCGTCCCATGCTTTTCACTAGCTACACATTCCACTCGACTTTTTATGTTcttaagtccctgcacacttagacataagacataAAAAATGCAGAGTCTAACTTAatctagttgatcacatcaaaactcaccCAGGATATTTACAATAATCACATGACAATTCAAATCCATTGTTATTTCTTTATAGGATGCCCCATCCCACCTGTCAAGTATACTATTATTTTCTTCCACTATACGTATTAAATTCTAAATCGGTGAGGCACATTGTAACAACTACGATTTCATATTGGTTAATAGTAGTTACTATTTTGTAGCTAGTATAATGTATATTTAATCTATTCAAAAATATTCATATTGTAATAGTTAGGAAATCATAATTGCTACAACGTTGATTCAACTCAGTTCACCTACCATTCACATTGTAATAACTACGATTTTGTAGCTACTATAATGCAGAGTCTATCTGCTcatttattttattagttatgATTTCATAACTACTGGTTGGCCCACCCCGCTAAATAATTTAAGcggattaagttaaaattttatcaacccatttTAAAACGAGTCCAAACGGGCGCATAGGTTCGTCACTTGCATGGGTCGAGCCACGActggcttgggttggcccgcaggttgagaaaatataaaaaaattaaaaaaagattttatatACTTGAGAACAACGCTATAGACTTGGCAATTTATCAAACAACGTAGCTGGTTTTGCTTATTACCTAAAAAGCATACACATTTTGGAATTGATCAAATCacatagttttttttattttctttcccatAATACCTCtcattctttttattttattttttcaaaaaaaaaatccttaatcTCCCAGCTTTCTTTTTTCATCTCCGTTTCCTCCATCCTTAGATTACCGAGAGCGGCTGTCTGTCGTTATCCCTTCACCTCCACCTAGTAGCGCAAAGAGATGTGGTAAGTTAGCGAAAGTTTAAGATTAAGGCTGAGCTTTGGAGCCTCGTCACTCCTTTCCTCTAGTTGTTCAAGTAAGATGATGGCGGCTTTGCCCTCTACTAGATCCCGCAATTATTCGCCTATGCTCTCAATTTCCCCATCTCCAAGTTCCTATAGGCATAGAGCAAGGTCATGGTCATGGGTGACATCGCTACTGTCGCCCTAGTCTTCCATGTTGCTCTCATTTGGCTCCTCGTAGGCCACTTTGGCCTTCGCCTCCCCGGTGTGGTGGTGTCGCTCAACTTGGCCTGATGGATCGTGGTGGGAGGCCAATTCACGTACAATGCCATGGGGAACTTCCCTAGCGCATGGAATGACTTCAGCTAGGCAACATTTGCTGAATTGGGCTCCTTTACATGACTCTCCATTGGATCCTCCATAATGCTTTGGTAATTGACATATATAATAAAAGATGAATCGATCAATTCAAAACTATAACTCGACCTCAAACAAATTCTTTGCTACATATCCCTCAAttgccttgcttcttcttcttcttcttttttttttttcaatttacaaCCTCAAGTTCTAGTACTACATGATACTGATTGTCTTAGTTGATCATTTGAAGGATACTCAAATTGTAGTTGTTGTCGTATTATGATACTACATGATACTATTGTTGGAGGCCAGACCCTCTGGTCCAGAATTTTCTGGACCAGAATAGACCCTATTCATTCATTGGTTGAATGGACTGCACCCCATCTGTTAAACAGGTGGGATCCAGCTCATTCAACCAATGAATGAGTAAGGGACCAGGACTGGTCTAGGGATCTGGGACTAGAGGATCCCTGCCCCCATTGTTGTAATGCGTGTTGTTGTAAAACTCAATAAAACTGTTGTtgctattattattataattttatgatGTGACAGTTGGAAATTTATCAAACAATACAGGTGATTATGTGTTTTCCCCGATCATGTATATCGTTTTGGAAATATCCAAACAACGTAGTCgctttctttctttttatttatctctctcttcctttttatttctctcacttattttttacttatctctcttcatttttactatttattaaaaaattcgaatcacTTTTTTTTTACTGTGTTGCTGATTTTTAGAAATCACCAACAcaaaattgttgttgatttttagaAATCAACAACACAATGTTGTTGCTGAAATATTAGCAACACAATGCATTATGTTGCTGATTATGAACATAATGTATTGTGTTGCTGATTTTATATTGTTGACAAATCAACAACATAATATCgctgatttttcaaaatcaacaatATAATATTGTGTTGCTGATTTTTCAGCATACAATGTACCTTGTTACTGATTTTATGCtattgaaaaatcaacaacataaTGTCATGTTGCTGATTTTACTACTTATCTTTAAAAGACCGTAACTTTTCATTGATATTAAACCATAGGACgcaaaatatatcaaattgaagctcattcagagatcttcgatttgatatattatgcatctCATGATTCAATctcagtcaaaagttatggtatctCAAAATTTATGTTAGCAATAAAAGTGTTGCtagtttttcaaaaatcagcATGTAGGCCTGATATAATTCTATATCAGGCAAATGCTGGGATTTTTAGCCAATTGTTCCAATAATATTTTGACACATCTAATGAAGTCGAAATAAGTAATGGAGGGAATCGTTGGGCGCCTTACAATCTCAGAAATCGACATAATCTAAAATAGGTCTAATCAGACTTGTCTAGGTCCACAAGTGAATTTTAACCGAAATAGGTCCAATCGGACCTAGATAAGTCCGATATAACCAATTTTTGGTCTTGTGGATTTTTGATGTTGCAAAGAGTCCAACAATGTCTTTTATTGCTTATTTTAACTTCTCTAaaggtattaaaatattattggaaTAATCAACATTAAATCCCAACATAgtcctgatatgaatcatatcaggcccaacgttgtTGTTGATCTTCACACATGTTGTAAATTTtgaaaggtcataacttttgatttagtttaaataATGAAATGTATAATATCTCAAATCGAAACTCATTCAAatatctttgatttgatatattgtgcgtcttgtatttagtttaaaTAATGAAATATATAATATCTCAAATCGAAACTCATTCAAatatctttgatttgatatattgtgcgtcTTATAGATCaacctgagtcaaaagttataatctcttaaagttgaacttgtagttgtagcaactatGGTTTCATAATTGCTACAATGCGTATGCTGGGTAAATTTTGAgagatgcacaatatatcaaatcaaagatatCTGAACGAGCTCTAATTTAATATATTGTGCGTTTCATGATTCActctgaatcaaaagttatgatattTTAAAGTTTACAATATGCATGTTGCTGATCTTCTAAGATTAGCAACAACGTTGGACTTGATATGATttatatcatgcccacgttgggatTTATGCTGATTCTTCTAATAACCTTTTAACACCTTAGAAAAGTCAAAATAAGCAATGGAGGGAGATCGTTGGATTCCTTGGAGCCTCAGAAATCCACATGACTTAAAATGAGTTCAATCAGACTAAGGCTATAAAGAGTCCAACTGTACCCTCCATTGTATATTTTAGCTTCTctagaggtgttaaaatgttatttgAAAAATCAGCTAAAAAAatcccaatgtgggcctgataaaaaaaaatgattaactaggCTAGGTAATGTCAAGCTTGGGGTGACCGGCCcgaccccacggaagtttcccaccggccaccagggtaaatcgggaagcgctcgcagcGGGCAGCCCAGGAAcccagcatcctttagttgcgtgccccatttggaggaaaaatttctgcAAATTTGCCATAGTTGGGGCTCGAACCGTAAGTGCCTGGGTAACAACCTAGATGCCTTACCACTGCACCATAGTCCCAggggcccaatgtgggcctaatACGAATTATAttatcattgctctcaatatattgtatcaaattgatatttgagagtatAAATATAATCAAAAAAATAGATCAGCACATAAGACGTTTCATGTCATTCAAGCTTTTTAGATTTATCAACCGATTGTAATCGAAAATCGACCAAAATCGACTGATGAACTAGCTGAGAATAACATGAAACCAAGTCATATGTATTCGTGTAGgtctcttgattatatctatgcTCTCAAACAATGATTTATTAACACGGATGtctttgaaaaatttaattcatattaaaaaatcgatactctcaatatattgtgctaaattgatgtttgaggacatGCATATAATCAGAAGAACTTGACAAACAAATAGGACATTGTTCCATATTATTTTGAGTTCTCTAGATCCATCAGCGGACTTTGGCTAAAATCGATCAAAATAGGCTAATGGACCTAATGAgctcgaaatgacatgaaatcatATTTTACGTGTTGATTTAGTTTTTCTGATTATATAtatgtcctcaaatatcaattcgatatattgagagtagtgattttttaacacgaatgtgtttaaaaaatctaattcgtgttaaaaaaattattgctctgaATATATTgtgttaaattgatttttttgagaacataaatataatcaggagaactagacgaacacataaaaTCTATTCTATATCATTTCGAATTCTCTGGCCAAAACTAGCTGATGTACCTAGAGAGTTCGAAATAACATAAAACTAGATCATGTGTATTCGTCTAATTATACTTATTAtatctatatttttaaatattaatttgatataacaatgattttttgaatctAAATaggttttctttttaaaaaaaaattacgatATTTAGTAAACTTGGGTAAAAAATTGCGGGTTCAAAGGCACTTCCTCCTCGCGCTGTTCTCCTGCGATGCGATGAAATTATCACTGAGAAACATCATCGCCAGGCACAACCCTATTGCGCTTCTCGACTCCTCCTCTACCTCCGCCTCCGCCTGCAATCCCACCACCACCCTCGGCCAGGTCCTCCAAATCCATGGCCAGCTTCTCGTCCATGGCCGCCTCCACGACCCCGACGTCTTCGATCAGTTCGTCGCCGCCGTCGCCTTAGCCGCCGGCATCGCTTCCCCGTTCCTCCTTCAGTACTCCCATCGGCTTCTAGATCACTCCCCGCACTCCGACAGCGTCTTCCTCCTCAACTCTCTGATCCGCGCGCACATCCGTGGCCCCGACCCCGGCCACGCCTTCCACTTCTACCGCCGCCTCCTCGGCTCCCTCTCCCCGGACCGCTTCACCTTCACCTTCCTCGTCAGCGCCTGCGTTAAGGCTGCTGCCTCCCCGTTCTCCGCGGCTTCCGTGCACGCCGCCTCCATTCGCCGCGGCTTCGCCTCCGACCCGCACGTACACAGCGCCCTCATCCGAATGTACGCCGAGTTCGGTGACCTTGAAGCCGCCCTGCGCGTCTACTCGGAAGTACGCGACGCTGACACCGTCGCTCGCACCGCCATGCTGGGGGCCCTCGCTGCCGCCGGTGAAATTGACCACGCCCGAGAACTGTTCGACGATATGCCAAGCCGAGATCCCATCGCGTGGAACGCCATGATCGCTGGGTATTCGCAGGTTGGCCGATCGAGAGAGGCGCTGCAACTGTTCTCATCTATGCAATTGGAAGGCATGAGAGTGAGCGAGGCGACATTGGTGTCGGTCCTCACTGCGTGCGGCCATCTGGGCGCCTTGGATCAGGGCAAGTGGGTGCACTCCTACTTGCAAAGAAACAGGCTCCGTATCACAGTGACTCTGGGTACGGCCCTCGTGGACATGTACTCCAAGTGCGGCGACATGGAGTGGGCTATGGAGGTCTTCTGGAGGATGCAGGAGAAGAACGTCTACACCTGGAGTAGTGCGATGAGCGGGCTGGCAATGAATGGTGCCGGCAAAGAATGCCTCAAGCTGTTCGACCAGATGAAGGAGCTGGGCTTGCCGCCCAATGGTGTGACTTTCATCTCTGTCCTTCGAGGATGTAGTGTGGCCGGGTTGGTCGAGGAGGGTCGGCAG from Zingiber officinale cultivar Zhangliang chromosome 4A, Zo_v1.1, whole genome shotgun sequence includes the following:
- the LOC121969325 gene encoding putative pentatricopeptide repeat-containing protein At5g40405; its protein translation is MKLSLRNIIARHNPIALLDSSSTSASACNPTTTLGQVLQIHGQLLVHGRLHDPDVFDQFVAAVALAAGIASPFLLQYSHRLLDHSPHSDSVFLLNSLIRAHIRGPDPGHAFHFYRRLLGSLSPDRFTFTFLVSACVKAAASPFSAASVHAASIRRGFASDPHVHSALIRMYAEFGDLEAALRVYSEVRDADTVARTAMLGALAAAGEIDHARELFDDMPSRDPIAWNAMIAGYSQVGRSREALQLFSSMQLEGMRVSEATLVSVLTACGHLGALDQGKWVHSYLQRNRLRITVTLGTALVDMYSKCGDMEWAMEVFWRMQEKNVYTWSSAMSGLAMNGAGKECLKLFDQMKELGLPPNGVTFISVLRGCSVAGLVEEGRQHFDSMHEKYGINPWREHYGCMVDLYGRAGLLDDAVDFINNMPIEPHAGAWGALLNACRIHRNIELGEYAMKKLVEVESRNDSAYVLMSNMYAESRNWEGVNDVRESMKGKGVRKEPGCSVMEVGGEVHEFFVGGKSHPRYKEIVLMLQEILRKLRLAGYTAKTNEVMFNIEEEEKEDALRWHSEKLAIAFGLIALDEGTCIRIVKNLRVCWDCHDTSKLISRVFQREIILRDRNRFHHFKDGNCSCKDFW